The following proteins are co-located in the Deinococcus sp. KNUC1210 genome:
- a CDS encoding tetratricopeptide repeat protein, translated as MEAFRAACAAGDSEAALSHYGGLLLLGVPFPPHQDFSEWLEVERAQLHAEYLRMLWQAVREREERGDLGGAVSLLRRAVQLSSASDSHTADTQATEILSELLTRLLRLNERAEARLLLSRFETRLRQDYGAPLPPALEAIAVQLQAVQAQGVDRLADARRLPAYLTTFVGRRHELYTALNLLTSPDPARRWLTLTGPGGIGKTRLATEVAQRYATQTGEEVLFTALAPLSSERQMVEALLLGLDEPLEAPAPPQERLLRALAGKRLLLVLDNFEHLMEAAQLVPTILTACSQVRILITSRERLDYQAESVLRLGGLDDEHGDEVRDPADAHARSARLFVERASRADASFDASRWQSAVKRIARRCAGLPLALELAAAWVGETSPDQLSKQLDVTWDVLHTTLRDLPERHRSLRAVFEYSWQALPKRLQQCYANLAVLRSPFGVQAAAQVADVSEADLTLLERRSLLTHSAGLYGWHENLREYALEQLGERLGSLQDRHLQYFVQMAEEAAPRLRGLAQVQTLESLAAHLPDLRSALDHALITRQTEAGLRLAGALHWFWYVRGHHEQGLEALNAALSLAQDTPSTATPSYALALRASGSLSVERGLTAQGLQRYEESLAVYQALGDVAGQAQVWHGRGVLQRDQGHYPQARTAFDTALLLWERCGDRHGYATTLNDLGILMAYQEDDAAARTYFQGSLELKREVGDVQGVAYALNNLSSVTDDLKERLRLDRESLRIKQELGDVQGCAIGHTNCGGTALQLGRPADAAQHFIQALGLIRHLGKLSTLPGILLEVSKLAQQQQRPDVVRTLTEAALRSDGQAGVRLRSHQRTGLERLGLWAAERLSAQGQQNVPMHPAHTLSEATEAALMFLNGHAVWPTETEGKALRTSP; from the coding sequence GTGGAGGCGTTCCGGGCCGCCTGCGCCGCTGGAGACAGTGAGGCGGCGCTGTCACATTACGGCGGTCTGCTGCTGCTGGGCGTACCATTTCCGCCGCATCAGGATTTCAGCGAGTGGCTGGAGGTCGAGCGGGCGCAGCTCCATGCAGAGTATCTGAGGATGCTGTGGCAGGCGGTACGTGAGCGCGAGGAACGCGGCGATCTAGGCGGCGCCGTGTCGCTGCTGCGGCGGGCGGTTCAGCTCAGCTCGGCGTCGGACAGCCACACCGCCGATACGCAGGCCACCGAGATTCTCTCGGAACTGCTGACGCGGCTGCTGCGGCTGAATGAACGCGCCGAGGCCCGCCTGCTGCTCAGCCGCTTCGAAACCCGGCTGCGCCAGGACTACGGTGCGCCGCTGCCACCTGCTCTGGAGGCCATCGCGGTGCAGCTTCAGGCGGTGCAGGCCCAGGGGGTAGACCGGCTCGCCGACGCCCGCCGCCTGCCTGCCTACCTCACGACCTTCGTGGGTCGCCGCCACGAACTGTACACGGCGCTGAATCTGCTGACCTCGCCCGACCCGGCCCGCCGCTGGCTGACCCTGACCGGGCCGGGCGGAATCGGCAAGACGCGGCTGGCAACCGAGGTCGCGCAGCGCTACGCCACTCAGACCGGGGAAGAGGTGCTGTTCACGGCCCTGGCCCCTCTGAGCAGCGAGCGGCAGATGGTCGAGGCGTTGCTGCTGGGCCTGGATGAACCGCTGGAAGCCCCTGCCCCACCGCAGGAACGCCTGCTGCGTGCCCTGGCAGGAAAACGGCTGCTGCTGGTGCTCGACAACTTTGAGCATCTGATGGAGGCTGCCCAGCTCGTGCCGACGATTCTGACGGCATGTTCACAGGTGCGGATTCTGATCACGTCGCGTGAACGGCTGGATTATCAGGCAGAGAGCGTGCTCAGGCTGGGCGGTCTGGACGACGAACACGGCGATGAGGTCCGCGATCCGGCAGACGCACACGCCCGCTCGGCTCGGCTGTTCGTCGAACGGGCCAGCCGCGCCGACGCTTCGTTCGATGCGTCTCGCTGGCAGTCGGCCGTGAAGCGGATTGCCCGCCGCTGCGCCGGGCTTCCGCTGGCGCTGGAACTGGCGGCGGCCTGGGTGGGGGAGACATCGCCCGATCAGCTCTCGAAGCAGCTTGATGTGACCTGGGACGTGCTGCACACCACGCTGCGCGATCTGCCGGAGCGTCACCGTTCGCTGCGGGCGGTGTTCGAGTATTCGTGGCAGGCTCTTCCGAAGCGGCTCCAGCAGTGCTACGCAAATCTGGCGGTGCTGCGTTCGCCGTTCGGAGTACAGGCGGCGGCGCAGGTGGCCGATGTCAGCGAGGCCGATCTGACGCTGCTGGAACGCCGCTCGCTGCTGACGCACTCGGCAGGTCTGTACGGCTGGCACGAGAACCTGCGCGAGTACGCCCTGGAGCAGCTGGGTGAGCGGCTCGGCAGCCTTCAGGACCGTCATCTGCAGTACTTCGTGCAGATGGCCGAGGAAGCTGCGCCCCGGCTGCGCGGGCTGGCGCAGGTGCAGACGCTCGAATCGCTGGCAGCCCACCTGCCCGACCTCCGCAGCGCCCTCGACCATGCCTTGATCACGCGCCAGACCGAGGCAGGTCTGCGGCTGGCCGGAGCGCTGCACTGGTTCTGGTACGTGCGCGGCCACCACGAGCAGGGGCTGGAAGCGCTGAACGCCGCGCTGTCACTGGCCCAGGACACTCCGAGCACGGCGACACCCTCCTACGCGCTGGCACTGCGGGCGTCAGGCAGTCTGTCGGTCGAACGGGGCCTGACGGCGCAGGGATTACAGCGGTACGAGGAATCGTTGGCGGTGTATCAGGCGCTCGGTGACGTGGCTGGACAGGCGCAGGTATGGCACGGGCGCGGCGTCCTGCAACGCGACCAGGGACACTACCCGCAGGCCCGCACCGCCTTCGACACGGCGCTGCTGCTGTGGGAACGCTGCGGAGACCGGCACGGCTACGCCACCACTCTGAACGATCTGGGCATTCTGATGGCCTATCAGGAGGATGACGCGGCGGCCCGCACCTACTTCCAGGGCAGTCTGGAACTGAAACGCGAGGTGGGCGACGTGCAGGGAGTGGCCTACGCCCTGAACAACCTGTCGTCGGTGACGGACGATCTGAAGGAGCGGCTGCGACTCGACCGCGAGAGCCTGCGGATCAAGCAGGAACTGGGCGACGTGCAGGGCTGTGCAATCGGGCATACCAACTGCGGCGGAACCGCGCTGCAACTGGGGCGACCCGCCGACGCAGCGCAGCATTTCATCCAGGCACTCGGTCTGATCCGGCACCTGGGCAAACTCAGCACACTTCCCGGCATTCTGCTGGAGGTATCGAAGCTGGCCCAGCAGCAGCAGCGTCCTGATGTAGTCCGGACGCTGACGGAGGCCGCGCTGCGTTCAGACGGACAGGCGGGCGTGCGGCTGCGGTCTCATCAGCGCACCGGCCTGGAACGGCTGGGCCTGTGGGCTGCCGAACGTCTGTCGGCGCAGGGCCAGCAGAACGTGCCCATGCATCCTGCCCACACGCTTTCAGAAGCGACGGAAGCAGCGCTGATGTTTCTGAACGGACACGCCGTCTGGCCGACCGAGACGGAGGGAAAGGCCCTGCGGACGAGTCCCTGA
- a CDS encoding DNA repair protein translates to MSATPTVKPKATSTARDTASKEAAPAKSTADSSSAGSAPDGRPALQALLRTALPDLVLEGQGLTGLSAALTQAHEAWGLGLRHVVHEVRQEDGGALALYADGARVGGVQDSPEQLAATYATMQAQDEDGRSAWAVLPEGHRVRLEGGTRQVRVLVEDARDFESHWATHTGGISIRTGRQGEDLWVEVFRAVDGRNLVQDAAWEVVERIKDRALRRELQRRAEERGILGAVLSARSESIGAVLKQSPSLHFTINAAVMHTRERSLEAWRTLQKEALASLESAQAAQINRLVALLGSNTPGR, encoded by the coding sequence ATGAGCGCAACACCGACTGTCAAACCGAAAGCCACGAGTACCGCCAGAGACACGGCATCCAAAGAGGCCGCCCCCGCGAAATCGACTGCGGATTCGTCGTCCGCCGGTTCTGCCCCCGATGGACGCCCCGCGCTTCAGGCGCTGCTCAGAACCGCGTTGCCCGATCTGGTGCTGGAAGGCCAGGGCCTGACAGGTCTGAGCGCCGCGTTGACACAGGCGCACGAAGCCTGGGGCCTGGGCCTGCGCCACGTCGTCCATGAAGTGCGCCAGGAAGACGGCGGCGCACTGGCACTGTACGCCGATGGAGCCAGAGTCGGCGGCGTGCAGGATTCGCCCGAGCAGCTTGCCGCCACCTACGCCACCATGCAGGCGCAGGACGAGGACGGACGCAGTGCCTGGGCCGTGTTGCCCGAAGGCCACCGCGTCCGGCTGGAAGGAGGCACACGGCAGGTACGGGTGCTGGTCGAAGATGCACGCGATTTCGAGTCGCACTGGGCCACACATACCGGTGGTATCTCGATCCGGACAGGGCGTCAGGGCGAGGATCTGTGGGTGGAAGTTTTCCGTGCTGTCGATGGCCGCAATCTGGTTCAGGACGCTGCCTGGGAAGTGGTGGAGCGCATCAAGGACCGGGCGCTGCGCCGTGAACTCCAGCGCCGGGCGGAAGAGCGCGGCATTCTGGGCGCAGTCCTGAGCGCCCGCAGCGAGAGCATCGGCGCGGTGCTCAAGCAGTCGCCCAGCCTGCACTTCACCATCAATGCTGCGGTGATGCACACCCGCGAACGCTCACTGGAAGCGTGGCGCACCCTTCAGAAAGAAGCGCTGGCCTCCCTCGAAAGTGCCCAGGCCGCGCAGATCAACCGGCTGGTCGCACTTCTGGGCAGCAACACGCCGGGCCGCTGA
- a CDS encoding bifunctional diguanylate cyclase/phosphodiesterase has product MVRHQRSELAHVSSDLVLARRYALVRILPVVILLSMVYAFFYISKMGYYLYNAVALLILCSIYTIAWVNIIRRPKSENPYLAIQYANVTFIIATIFPVFFVPQSYQALYPIIGSILWIQSVIVYSILNSFHEFYKKSSSVMLITVSLVFAFRLLTFINNPQGIEVLLPIFPILVSGWATLFGMSGYTVQKEAYIQQNSQIELLDHLANTDMLTNLPNRRSLCRTIENYILQDIKEFAVVIIDIDNFKVVNDTLGHTSGDALMVSFSRFLSRYCLEDNVVARISGDEFAMAIPNRSVESTLRLCNEILDDLHRTDALDRGGKAVSRVTASIGIAMYPQDGTTGTDLIKHADSAMYYVKKSGKNNVAVYDEFSHSVLEQQQDIIHELALALEKGEFYYEVQPIYDNTGVNILKAELLMRWNNEKLGRISPAQFIPLAESSGLIIELGWWIFQQGCLLSSQVPGIKICVNISGAQLIYPGFMDGVHEILNQSAAVPSSIALEITETFVIQNNQIVAGVMDEISEAGLDIIIDDFGIGYSNYDRLKKLPIACIKIDKLFVDSLLGSAIDQEYAKEIIGSLVRLGKTGQFTITAEGIEVMSQLEDLRELGCHSIQGYLLAKPMPPAKFIKIVQQSYPAGD; this is encoded by the coding sequence ATGGTACGCCATCAACGCTCAGAGCTGGCTCATGTCAGCAGCGATCTGGTTCTTGCTCGTAGGTATGCACTGGTTCGTATTCTGCCCGTTGTTATTCTTCTTTCCATGGTTTACGCATTCTTTTATATAAGTAAGATGGGATATTATTTATATAACGCAGTAGCGCTACTTATACTTTGTTCGATATACACTATTGCATGGGTCAATATTATAAGGAGACCCAAGAGCGAAAATCCGTATCTTGCTATCCAATACGCTAATGTAACATTTATAATTGCAACCATATTTCCGGTTTTCTTTGTTCCGCAGTCTTATCAGGCGCTCTATCCTATCATAGGTAGTATTCTATGGATTCAATCTGTGATCGTCTATTCTATCCTAAACAGCTTTCATGAGTTTTACAAAAAATCTTCGTCAGTAATGCTGATTACTGTGAGTCTGGTTTTCGCTTTTCGGTTGCTGACATTCATCAATAATCCCCAGGGCATCGAAGTCCTTCTTCCTATCTTTCCAATCCTGGTAAGTGGATGGGCAACACTCTTCGGTATGAGCGGCTACACTGTTCAGAAAGAGGCTTATATCCAGCAGAATTCTCAGATCGAGCTTCTCGACCACCTCGCTAATACCGATATGCTGACGAATCTTCCTAATCGCAGAAGCCTATGTCGGACGATAGAAAACTATATTCTTCAGGATATAAAAGAGTTTGCTGTAGTCATCATCGACATCGATAACTTTAAAGTTGTCAACGACACACTGGGACATACCAGCGGTGACGCTCTGATGGTCAGCTTCTCTCGTTTTCTGAGCAGATACTGTCTGGAAGACAACGTCGTTGCGCGCATCAGCGGTGATGAATTTGCTATGGCGATTCCAAACCGGAGTGTGGAGAGCACCCTCCGGCTATGTAATGAAATCCTTGACGATCTGCACCGCACGGATGCACTGGACCGTGGCGGTAAAGCTGTTTCCCGTGTGACGGCAAGCATCGGCATCGCCATGTACCCACAGGACGGAACGACCGGCACAGATCTGATAAAGCATGCTGACAGTGCTATGTATTATGTCAAAAAAAGTGGGAAAAATAACGTAGCGGTCTATGATGAATTCTCTCATTCTGTACTGGAACAGCAGCAGGACATTATTCATGAGCTTGCACTTGCTCTGGAAAAGGGCGAATTTTATTATGAAGTTCAGCCGATATACGATAACACAGGTGTCAATATTCTAAAAGCAGAACTTCTTATGAGATGGAACAATGAAAAACTTGGCCGCATATCGCCAGCACAGTTTATTCCCCTTGCTGAAAGCTCGGGATTGATCATCGAGCTGGGCTGGTGGATCTTTCAGCAAGGCTGTCTGCTCTCTTCACAGGTGCCAGGTATCAAGATCTGCGTGAATATTTCGGGTGCCCAGCTGATCTATCCCGGATTCATGGACGGCGTGCATGAGATCCTGAACCAGTCGGCGGCAGTTCCTTCATCCATTGCTCTGGAAATCACAGAAACGTTTGTAATTCAAAATAATCAGATTGTTGCTGGTGTCATGGACGAGATCTCTGAGGCAGGACTCGATATTATCATCGATGATTTTGGCATTGGCTATTCCAATTACGACAGGCTCAAGAAACTTCCCATTGCATGCATCAAAATTGACAAGCTCTTTGTCGATAGTCTGCTGGGTTCTGCCATCGATCAGGAATATGCCAAAGAAATCATCGGTTCGCTCGTCAGACTCGGAAAGACCGGACAGTTCACCATCACGGCGGAAGGCATCGAGGTCATGTCACAGCTGGAAGACCTGCGCGAACTGGGCTGCCATTCGATCCAGGGCTATCTGCTGGCAAAGCCCATGCCGCCCGCCAAGTTCATCAAGATCGTGCAGCAATCGTATCCGGCTGGCGATTGA
- a CDS encoding magnesium transporter CorA family protein has protein sequence MTVRALLYDADGRDQPFDMAIGALPPLTDRQLLWVDVIGDDPGELRRVSDLFQFHRESLRTLLEPVGRPGLDQYQQYVQLTVTAVEPGPAMNSAAAEAIWKPVALDCFFGSNFVVTVHAEPLHSLSEFDHHIREDSNLGALDSAAFLASLLDWHITSYFRVIEEFEEAVDDLDESVLLDPNDREFLQELVALRRRVGQLRRLLAPHREVFSTLAHTDVQTIGKSDSAAHFRTLYDRFERAMDSTEHARELIVGLFDLYMTSTARQTNEAVQVLTIITVSLGIVGAVAGLMGVNFTVEFFKSGTRGFLVMIAIIVALIFLALLLARRRRWI, from the coding sequence ATGACAGTCCGGGCTCTGCTCTATGACGCTGATGGGCGTGATCAGCCGTTCGATATGGCGATCGGTGCGCTGCCGCCTTTGACAGATCGCCAGCTGCTATGGGTGGATGTGATCGGTGACGATCCTGGCGAACTGCGCCGGGTCAGCGACCTGTTCCAGTTTCACCGTGAATCGCTGAGAACGCTGCTGGAACCGGTGGGCCGCCCCGGCCTCGATCAGTACCAGCAGTACGTACAGCTCACGGTGACCGCCGTGGAACCGGGGCCAGCGATGAACAGCGCAGCGGCAGAGGCCATCTGGAAGCCGGTCGCGCTCGACTGTTTCTTCGGCTCCAATTTCGTGGTGACGGTCCACGCCGAACCGCTGCACTCACTCAGCGAGTTCGATCACCACATCCGTGAGGACAGCAATCTGGGTGCGCTCGACTCTGCCGCGTTTCTTGCCTCATTGCTCGACTGGCACATCACCAGTTACTTCCGGGTGATCGAGGAATTTGAAGAGGCCGTGGACGATCTGGATGAATCGGTGCTCCTCGATCCCAACGACCGCGAGTTCCTCCAGGAACTGGTGGCGCTGCGGCGGCGTGTGGGTCAGCTCCGGCGACTGCTGGCACCGCACCGCGAAGTGTTCTCGACGCTGGCTCACACCGACGTGCAGACCATCGGCAAGAGCGATTCGGCGGCCCACTTCCGCACGCTGTACGACCGATTCGAGCGGGCAATGGACAGCACCGAGCACGCCCGAGAGCTGATCGTCGGGTTGTTCGACCTGTACATGACGAGCACCGCCCGACAGACCAACGAAGCTGTTCAGGTGCTGACCATTATCACGGTGTCGCTGGGCATCGTGGGTGCAGTTGCTGGCCTGATGGGCGTGAATTTCACCGTCGAGTTCTTCAAATCCGGTACGCGCGGCTTTCTCGTGATGATCGCCATCATTGTGGCGCTGATCTTTCTGGCACTCCTGCTGGCCCGTCGGCGCAGATGGATCTGA
- a CDS encoding nucleoside deaminase, which produces MTKDNTQAAPTPRFSDTQERMFLAETLRLARVSVEKGSSPVGAIMVNAQGEIIGRGRNRTGEAFDAEDQRPGNASLAHAEMDLYFQLERLSDPETLTLYTSLEPCLMCGGASALLGVGRVVWATDDAWGGSGRLIRWDDHPAMQKTEVRPHPFADLEREGALLFAPEAKRAFPEEGWKLWQERYPEETKGL; this is translated from the coding sequence ATGACGAAAGACAACACCCAGGCGGCTCCGACTCCGCGCTTCAGCGACACGCAGGAGCGCATGTTTCTCGCTGAGACGCTGCGGCTGGCCCGCGTCTCGGTCGAAAAGGGCAGTTCGCCGGTTGGGGCCATCATGGTCAACGCGCAGGGCGAGATCATCGGGCGGGGGCGCAACCGTACCGGGGAAGCCTTCGACGCCGAGGATCAGCGGCCCGGCAATGCCAGCCTGGCCCACGCCGAGATGGACCTGTATTTTCAGCTCGAACGCCTGAGCGACCCGGAAACCCTGACGCTGTATACCTCGCTGGAACCCTGCCTGATGTGCGGCGGGGCGTCGGCGCTGCTGGGCGTGGGGCGCGTGGTCTGGGCCACCGATGACGCCTGGGGCGGCTCCGGGCGGCTGATCCGCTGGGACGATCACCCGGCGATGCAGAAGACCGAGGTGCGGCCCCATCCGTTTGCCGATCTGGAACGTGAGGGAGCCCTGCTCTTTGCGCCGGAAGCCAAACGCGCCTTTCCCGAGGAAGGCTGGAAACTGTGGCAGGAGCGCTACCCGGAGGAAACGAAAGGGCTGTAA
- a CDS encoding VOC family protein — protein sequence MVSPLFDLAELTLEVNHLERGIRFYTHLLGLRLQTHDPAAGTATFSINSSQTLTLWQPITRQQNDARLAPLQARGAAHLHYAWQVLEADFEGCTAILEAHGLPWQRIELGTPERPDPGLYFFDPFGHGLELRGINPDDERRTLFMPQPQQRPGYSLPVMGLRELALSFDDYAAMKTRLPRAYGFAFAKEQAERDFSQFTLGPRAEEDGNGTPQRWLYAWDPQVGLADMLGGEHALAHFYADVPDVRRRVVAEGLPFLDLDGDHGRGLAVRDPAGHVFVFLPPPSPPHPKQDTERPQLLRRKSHDERQHPGGSDSALQRHAGAHVSR from the coding sequence ATGGTTTCGCCACTGTTCGACCTCGCGGAACTCACCCTGGAGGTCAATCACCTGGAACGCGGCATCCGCTTCTACACGCACCTGCTGGGACTGCGGCTGCAAACCCATGACCCGGCGGCGGGCACAGCCACCTTCAGCATCAATTCCTCTCAGACCCTGACGCTGTGGCAGCCGATCACCCGTCAGCAGAATGATGCCCGACTTGCGCCGCTCCAGGCACGAGGAGCGGCGCATCTGCACTACGCCTGGCAGGTCCTGGAGGCCGATTTCGAGGGCTGCACGGCGATTCTGGAAGCTCACGGCCTGCCCTGGCAGCGCATCGAACTCGGCACTCCCGAGCGCCCCGATCCGGGTCTGTATTTCTTCGATCCGTTTGGGCATGGGCTGGAACTGCGCGGCATCAATCCGGACGACGAGCGCCGCACGCTGTTCATGCCGCAGCCACAGCAGCGCCCCGGATACAGCCTGCCGGTGATGGGGCTGCGCGAACTGGCACTCAGTTTCGACGACTACGCCGCCATGAAGACCCGGCTGCCACGTGCTTACGGTTTCGCCTTCGCCAAGGAGCAGGCAGAACGCGATTTTTCGCAGTTCACGCTGGGGCCGCGTGCCGAGGAAGACGGCAACGGCACACCGCAGCGCTGGCTGTACGCCTGGGACCCCCAGGTGGGGCTGGCCGACATGCTGGGCGGCGAACATGCACTGGCTCATTTCTACGCCGACGTGCCGGATGTGCGGCGGCGCGTGGTGGCCGAGGGCCTGCCCTTTCTCGATCTGGACGGCGACCACGGGCGCGGTCTGGCCGTACGCGACCCGGCAGGACACGTCTTCGTCTTTCTGCCACCGCCTTCTCCCCCTCACCCGAAGCAGGACACGGAGCGGCCACAGCTGCTCAGAAGGAAGAGTCATGACGAAAGACAACACCCAGGCGGCTCCGACTCCGCGCTTCAGCGACACGCAGGAGCGCATGTTTCTCGCTGA
- a CDS encoding HD domain-containing phosphohydrolase: protein MSLLPDAGAARLPALRPKPPLEPQALIHLARSSGDVFERCVSQALQTTRATTVMAFVHRPLQDVLEVVAAAGHLAEEVLHRKLRRGEALAWLVYSSGEELLLAEPHKHQEAHFVSGKRRPGMYLGVPLIDPDGRVFGVLSVDTTDSAEVLAADDASALHLLGQAVGAAYSRLLALEQAQLTAQRYEQLARLSADLELLQDPNEIARHALGTLLDISGFSVGGLFEVQPDGQVALQLLMGPAANTELNSAWLRLPHAPRGIIRQVISQRVALVMPDVQNPANTPLERRSLIRTALAAPLMAQGEVVGIIGLAQFHTQQEVSPELVKLLEMVALRIDRAVERASGVERLRLLREAALRSVGRVLEYRDDETFGHTDRVTTLALRLGRVLGLSADALQHLRWGAYLHDIGKVAVSDAILRKPGPLTPSERLEMQRHVVTGYDLLLDELFVPREVREVVRHHHERWDGAGYPDGLAGHDIPLLARIFSVVDVYDALTSERPYKHAWPNAAALAELSRCAGTQFDAEVVAAFLTLL from the coding sequence GTGAGCCTGCTGCCGGACGCTGGGGCCGCCCGACTGCCAGCCCTCAGGCCCAAACCTCCGCTGGAGCCTCAGGCCCTGATTCATCTGGCCCGCTCATCCGGTGACGTGTTCGAGCGCTGCGTTTCGCAGGCACTCCAGACGACGAGGGCGACCACCGTCATGGCCTTTGTTCACCGCCCCCTTCAGGACGTGCTGGAAGTGGTGGCCGCTGCTGGACATCTGGCGGAGGAGGTGCTCCACCGCAAACTGCGGCGCGGTGAAGCGCTGGCCTGGCTGGTGTACAGCTCGGGTGAGGAACTGCTGCTGGCCGAGCCACACAAGCACCAGGAGGCGCATTTCGTATCGGGAAAACGTCGTCCGGGGATGTATCTGGGCGTGCCGCTGATCGATCCGGATGGACGGGTGTTCGGCGTGCTGTCGGTCGATACCACCGACAGTGCCGAAGTCCTCGCGGCCGACGACGCCAGCGCACTTCATCTGTTGGGGCAGGCGGTGGGGGCGGCCTATTCGCGGCTACTGGCCCTCGAACAGGCGCAGCTCACCGCCCAGCGGTACGAGCAGCTGGCCCGGCTGTCTGCCGACCTGGAACTGCTTCAGGACCCGAATGAGATCGCCCGGCACGCCCTGGGCACGCTGCTGGATATCAGCGGCTTTTCGGTGGGCGGGCTGTTCGAGGTGCAGCCCGACGGACAGGTGGCGCTGCAACTGCTGATGGGGCCAGCCGCCAACACCGAGCTGAACTCGGCCTGGCTGCGCCTGCCTCACGCCCCGCGCGGCATCATTCGGCAGGTAATCTCGCAGCGGGTCGCGCTGGTCATGCCAGATGTCCAGAACCCCGCGAATACGCCTCTGGAGCGGCGCAGTCTGATCCGCACCGCGCTCGCTGCTCCGCTGATGGCGCAGGGCGAAGTGGTCGGCATCATCGGGCTGGCACAGTTTCATACGCAGCAGGAAGTGTCGCCGGAACTGGTCAAGTTGCTGGAGATGGTGGCCCTGAGAATTGACCGTGCGGTGGAGCGGGCCTCGGGGGTCGAGCGGCTGCGGCTGCTGCGCGAGGCGGCGCTGCGTTCGGTGGGGCGGGTGCTGGAATACCGCGACGACGAGACCTTCGGTCACACCGACCGGGTGACCACTCTGGCGCTTCGGCTCGGAAGGGTACTGGGCCTGAGTGCCGACGCCCTGCAACATCTGCGCTGGGGAGCGTACCTGCACGACATCGGCAAGGTCGCCGTCAGCGACGCCATTCTTCGCAAACCTGGCCCCCTTACTCCGAGCGAGCGACTGGAGATGCAGCGCCACGTCGTCACCGGCTACGATCTGCTGCTCGACGAACTGTTCGTGCCCCGCGAGGTGCGCGAGGTGGTACGCCATCACCATGAACGCTGGGACGGCGCGGGGTATCCGGACGGGCTGGCGGGACATGATATTCCGCTGCTGGCACGCATCTTCAGCGTGGTTGATGTCTACGACGCCCTCACGAGCGAGCGGCCCTATAAGCATGCCTGGCCGAACGCTGCTGCCCTGGCCGAACTGTCGCGCTGTGCGGGTACTCAGTTCGATGCAGAGGTCGTGGCGGCCTTCCTGACGCTGCTCTGA